A single genomic interval of Salmo trutta chromosome 13, fSalTru1.1, whole genome shotgun sequence harbors:
- the b3gnt2l gene encoding N-acetyllactosaminide beta-1,3-N-acetylglucosaminyltransferase 2 yields the protein MRRVQALMVMAFLCSLCLIFLYSSLNLHLAHRHRALLEVSDDSRREVSFETLSTKQVPTYPRLTATEDGTKSVPIQFTVTPPPDLHQAAVFAAIKKAIPQNTAYWNRVFYSGIGRLEKGGKSTRNEGQDWSHCRHNPEQLRTNIHDFTSYPELHQDFLLGMECRNPPILIDQPEKCTSEDGETFLLFAIKSTPGNFEQRQVVRETWGREAVYGGGVRVRLVFLLGSSSLDEPDLSQQLVFEARHHGDLLQWDFHDSFFNLTLKEQVFYRWVLSRCPKVSFVFKGDDDVLANTEAILGYLQSLGPNKTSTLYLGQIISTASPLRDSKSKYYIPPTFYDGPYPAYAGGGGYLFSGSLIRRLYGVSKFLPFYPIDDVYSGMCFNALGILPEAHDGFQTFDIREQDRENPCVHKDLLLVHRRNPRQIIRLWRSIHNPVLIC from the coding sequence ATGAGACGTGTCCAGGCCCTCATGGTCATGGCCTTCCTGTGCAGCCTCTGCCTCATCTTCTTGTACTCCTCACTCAATCTCCATCTGGCTCACAGACACAGAGCTCTACTGGAGGTCTCAGACGACTCCAGACGTGAGGTCAGCTTTGAAACACTGTCCACCAAGCAGGTCCCAACTTACCCCAGACTGACCGCCACCGAGGACGGAACAAAAAGTGTCCCTATTCAGTTCACTGTTACACCTCCTCCCGATCTCCACCAAGCTGCTGTCTTTGCCGCCATCAAGAAGGCTATACCTCAGAACACAGCTTATTGGAACCGTGTTTTTTACTCTGGAATTGGACGACTGGAAAAGGGGGGGAAATCAACAAGAAACGAGGGACAGGACTGGTCCCATTGCCGACACAACCCCGAGCAGCTGCGGACAAACATTCATGACTTTACTTCCTATCCGGAACTCCACCAGGACTTCCTGCTTGGGATGGAGTGTAGAAACCCTCCTATACTGATTGACCAACCAGAGAAGTGCACCTCGGAAGACGGAGAAACATTCCTCCTCTTCGCCATCAAGTCGACCCCGGGGAACTTTGAGCAGAGACAGGTGGTACGGGAGACGTGGGGGCGAGAAGCGGTGTATGGAGGAGGGGTCAGAGTTCGTCTAGTTTTCCTGCTGGGATCCTCGTCATTGGACGAGCCCGACCTGAGCCAGCAACTGGTGTTTGAGGCGCGTCACCACGGCGACCTCCTCCAATGGGACTTCCACGACTCGTTCTTCAACCTCACACTGAAGGAGCAGGTGTTCTACAGGTGGGTCCTGAGCCGCTGTCCTAAAGTCTCCTTTGTCTTTAAAGGGGATGACGACGTCTTGGCCAACACGGAGGCCATACTGGGCTACCTGCAGTCCCTGGGGCCTAACAAGACCTCAACGCTCTACCTGGGCCAGATCATCTCCACTGCTAGTCCCCTCCGCGACTCTAAGAGCAAGTACTACATCCCACCGACCTTCTACGACGGACCTTACCCTGCGTACGCCGGGGGAGGAGGCTACCTCTTCTCGGGGTCGTTGATCAGACGGCTTTACGGCGTCTCCAAGTTCCTCCCTTTCTACCCCATCGACGACGTTTACTCTGGGATGTGCTTCAACGCACTAGGAATACTTCCAGAAGCACACGATGGCTTCCAGACGTTTGACATTCGTGAGCAGGACCGGGAGAACCCCTGTGTTCATAAGGATCTCCTGCTGGTGCACCGACGGAACCCTCGGCAGATCATTCGTCTGTGGAGGAGCATACACAACCCCGTGCTCATATGTTGA